A region from the Bacteroidota bacterium genome encodes:
- a CDS encoding aldehyde dehydrogenase family protein has product MNRHEEVFGRQQAYFWEKLKGSTATQRVAKLRKMKKWVLAHQKDIQAALFQDLHKPAHEADLMEVLPVMAEIKDAIANLHDWMRPRRLPTPMAFIGSRSEVMYEPKGVSLILAPWNFPYMLTIGPLVSAIAAGCTAMVKPSEFAPATSTLIEKMVTDLFPEDEVAVFHGDHTLATALTAMPFDHIFFTGSPEVGKKVMHAAAENLTSVTLELGGRNPVIVDETANISDTARKLVWGKLVNAGQSCMSPNYVLVHEKIYDQLLKQIKSTYNKTYGEAATHMQDSPYYSRLITPRHQARLQELVGTAVAAGAKVLIGGKGDTATSYLDPTFLTDVELGNPILEQELFGPILPFLKYKTLDEALGIIRKIEKPLALYIFSRSNRNIERIMGSTSSGSLMVNETTVAFGNTEMPFGGVNWSGIGKAHGHAGFLAFTNEKPVMRQNTLVPFTLLAFAPYTKLKSKALNLVMRLF; this is encoded by the coding sequence ATGAATCGCCACGAGGAAGTTTTTGGCCGCCAACAGGCCTATTTTTGGGAAAAGCTGAAAGGCAGCACGGCCACCCAACGCGTTGCCAAGCTGCGGAAAATGAAAAAATGGGTGCTTGCCCATCAGAAGGATATTCAGGCTGCGCTGTTTCAGGATTTGCACAAGCCCGCGCACGAAGCCGACCTCATGGAGGTCTTGCCGGTCATGGCCGAAATCAAGGATGCCATTGCCAATCTCCATGATTGGATGCGGCCCCGCAGGCTACCGACTCCGATGGCATTTATCGGTTCGCGTTCCGAGGTAATGTATGAACCCAAAGGTGTCTCGCTGATCCTTGCCCCCTGGAACTTCCCTTACATGCTCACCATCGGGCCACTCGTCTCGGCCATCGCTGCAGGATGCACCGCCATGGTCAAGCCCAGCGAATTTGCCCCAGCTACAAGCACCTTGATCGAAAAAATGGTCACGGATTTGTTTCCCGAGGATGAAGTCGCCGTATTTCATGGCGACCATACGCTGGCAACGGCACTCACGGCGATGCCCTTCGACCATATTTTCTTCACGGGCAGCCCTGAAGTCGGCAAGAAAGTGATGCATGCCGCAGCCGAGAACCTCACCTCCGTGACCCTCGAATTAGGTGGCCGGAACCCGGTCATCGTGGACGAAACGGCAAATATCAGCGACACCGCCCGCAAACTTGTTTGGGGCAAGCTCGTCAATGCCGGACAAAGCTGTATGTCGCCCAACTATGTCTTGGTGCATGAAAAGATTTATGATCAGCTTCTGAAGCAGATCAAATCCACCTACAACAAAACCTACGGCGAAGCTGCCACGCACATGCAAGACAGCCCGTATTACAGCCGTCTGATCACGCCACGCCATCAGGCGCGCTTGCAGGAGCTCGTAGGCACGGCGGTCGCTGCAGGCGCAAAGGTTTTGATTGGCGGAAAAGGCGACACCGCCACAAGCTATCTTGATCCGACGTTTCTCACCGATGTCGAACTCGGCAATCCGATCCTTGAGCAGGAGTTGTTTGGGCCGATTTTGCCGTTTCTGAAATACAAAACTTTGGATGAAGCCCTTGGGATCATCCGCAAGATTGAAAAGCCGCTTGCATTGTACATTTTCTCGCGCTCCAATCGCAACATCGAGCGCATCATGGGCAGCACGAGTTCGGGGAGTTTGATGGTCAATGAAACCACCGTCGCCTTCGGCAATACCGAAATGCCTTTTGGAGGCGTGAATTGGAGCGGAATCGGCAAAGCCCACGGCCATGCCGGATTTCTCGCCTTCACCAACGAGAAACCCGTCATGCGGCAAAATACCTTGGTACCGTTTACGTTGCTGGCATTCGCGCCTTATACCAAGCTCAAAAGCAAAGCTTTGAACTTGGTCATGCGCTTATTCTGA
- a CDS encoding VOC family protein, with product MITINPYLHFDGNCLEAFTFYQKAFGGEFHMLSRYKDMPGADPNALGGDRILHVAIPISENLHLQGSDFPEVMEGKPIIGNNFSVVINTTTEEESIRLFEMLSEGGNIIMPLGPTFWAPLFGMCDDKFGIGWMISQNPSA from the coding sequence ATGATCACGATTAATCCCTATCTCCATTTTGACGGCAATTGCCTTGAGGCGTTCACCTTCTATCAAAAAGCATTTGGCGGCGAATTTCATATGCTGTCACGGTACAAGGACATGCCTGGCGCAGATCCAAATGCACTAGGTGGCGATCGGATTTTGCATGTTGCCATTCCGATCAGCGAGAACCTTCATTTGCAAGGCAGCGACTTTCCAGAAGTAATGGAAGGTAAGCCCATTATCGGAAACAATTTCTCGGTCGTGATCAATACCACGACGGAGGAAGAATCCATTCGGCTTTTTGAAATGCTCTCCGAAGGTGGCAATATCATCATGCCGCTTGGGCCCACGTTTTGGGCACCCCTCTTTGGAATGTGCGACGACAAATTTGGCATCGGCTGGATGATTAGCCAAAATCCGTCGGCCTAA
- a CDS encoding helix-turn-helix domain-containing protein codes for MKVLAILVPEGCVLATVSGPRQMFTAVNQFLVNQGREPLFDLKLVGLNKEVRLMDGLVTIFPDWQLAEANDADVIIVPALSGDLIVSLEQNQAFVPWIIAQHARGAEVASLCIGAFLLGSTGLLAGKYCSTHWMFAQQFRTMFPDAVLMDDKIITEQNGIYTSGGANSYWNLLLYLVEKYVDREMAVLAAKFFALDIDRNGQSAFVIFTGQKDHGDPQVKSAQEFIETHYQDRIRVEDLADLVGIGRRTFERRFKKATTNSVVEYIQRVKIEAVKKQLESGRKSVSELMYEVGYADSKAFREVFKKVAGISPNDYRNKYQKRTEILGVDVAG; via the coding sequence ATGAAAGTACTTGCAATTTTGGTTCCCGAAGGCTGTGTTTTGGCAACCGTTTCAGGCCCGAGACAGATGTTTACGGCCGTCAATCAGTTTCTTGTGAACCAAGGACGCGAACCTCTTTTTGACCTTAAATTGGTCGGCCTGAACAAGGAAGTGCGATTGATGGATGGGCTTGTCACCATTTTCCCGGATTGGCAGTTGGCAGAGGCGAATGATGCGGATGTCATCATTGTCCCAGCGTTGAGTGGGGATTTGATCGTATCCTTGGAGCAGAATCAAGCTTTTGTACCGTGGATCATTGCGCAGCATGCACGCGGCGCCGAAGTTGCGAGCCTCTGCATTGGTGCATTTTTGCTCGGTTCCACGGGATTGTTGGCTGGAAAATACTGCTCGACACATTGGATGTTTGCACAACAATTTCGCACGATGTTTCCAGATGCAGTTTTGATGGACGACAAGATCATCACGGAGCAAAACGGCATTTATACCAGCGGCGGAGCGAATTCGTACTGGAATTTGCTGCTTTACCTCGTCGAAAAGTACGTGGACCGCGAGATGGCGGTGCTTGCGGCCAAGTTTTTTGCCTTGGACATTGACCGCAATGGACAATCAGCCTTTGTGATTTTTACGGGTCAAAAGGATCATGGCGATCCGCAGGTGAAATCGGCGCAAGAGTTTATCGAGACGCATTATCAGGATCGAATTCGTGTGGAAGACCTTGCTGACCTTGTGGGCATTGGGCGGCGCACGTTTGAAAGGAGATTCAAGAAGGCGACGACCAACTCCGTGGTGGAGTACATTCAACGGGTGAAAATCGAAGCCGTGAAAAAACAACTCGAATCAGGCCGTAAATCGGTTTCGGAGTTGATGTACGAGGTTGGATACGCAGACTCCAAAGCATTTCGGGAGGTTTTCAAGAAAGTGGCTGGCATTTCACCCAATGATTACCGCAACAAATATCAAAAACGCACGGAAATCCTTGGAGTTGACGTTGCCGGATGA
- a CDS encoding membrane protease subunit, stomatin/prohibitin encodes MLGIQHIKFDSMTYVLHFKNGKIKREGRGLAFFYFAPSSSIAAIPMGSNDLPFIFSESTNDYQTVTIQGQISYKISAPKTLADVLDFTVNDAGQYKKNDIEKLNQRIINEAQTTTSAYIHSIKLKDAIRAAKAVEGKILEGLKASPAIGMLGIEILGANILAIQATPEMTRALETETREQLQQEADQAIYERRNFAVEQERRIKETELNTEIAVEEKQKQIAEKRMETAVQKADNERKLREMQLEADIAVENQRKSLIEQRTTNDRAEADTKGYVIEANLKPYKDIDWKTLTALNNNPDPRFNIALAFRTLAENADKIGNLNISPELLESILSQKK; translated from the coding sequence ATGCTCGGAATTCAACACATCAAGTTTGACTCCATGACCTACGTGCTCCATTTCAAAAATGGAAAAATCAAGCGCGAGGGTCGTGGTTTGGCATTTTTCTACTTCGCGCCCAGCAGTTCGATCGCAGCGATTCCGATGGGGAGCAATGACCTGCCTTTCATCTTTAGTGAATCGACCAACGACTATCAGACGGTCACGATTCAAGGGCAGATCAGCTACAAAATCAGTGCGCCCAAGACACTGGCCGACGTGCTCGACTTTACTGTCAACGATGCCGGCCAATACAAGAAAAATGACATCGAGAAGCTGAATCAGCGCATTATCAACGAAGCGCAGACCACCACCTCGGCCTATATCCACAGCATCAAACTCAAGGACGCGATCCGCGCGGCCAAGGCCGTCGAAGGCAAGATTCTCGAGGGCCTGAAGGCCTCGCCCGCAATTGGCATGCTCGGCATCGAAATCCTCGGCGCCAACATCCTCGCGATTCAGGCCACACCGGAAATGACCCGCGCACTCGAAACCGAAACCCGCGAACAGTTGCAGCAGGAGGCCGATCAGGCCATCTACGAGCGCCGCAACTTCGCCGTCGAGCAGGAGCGCCGCATCAAGGAAACCGAATTGAACACGGAAATCGCCGTCGAGGAAAAGCAGAAGCAAATCGCCGAAAAACGCATGGAAACCGCCGTGCAAAAGGCTGACAATGAGCGGAAACTCCGCGAAATGCAGCTCGAAGCCGATATCGCCGTGGAAAATCAGCGCAAGTCCCTCATCGAGCAACGTACGACCAACGACCGTGCCGAAGCCGACACCAAGGGTTATGTCATCGAGGCCAACCTCAAACCCTACAAGGACATTGACTGGAAAACGTTGACCGCGCTCAACAACAACCCCGATCCGAGGTTTAACATTGCCCTCGCGTTCAGGACCTTGGCGGAGAATGCAGACAAGATCGGCAACTTGAACATCAGCCCCGAACTGCTGGAATCCATTTTGAGCCAGAAAAAATGA
- a CDS encoding NAD(+)/NADH kinase, giving the protein MSIEYAIVVKNKTRLESLIERFNTKAQAKFYIERLGGNFADYELEHQTFHAALQSLQTQLSKLIKNKILERAYMPSFLFSENNLIVVIGQDGLVANTAKYAKGIPIVAVNPDKQRYDGVLLPFDTQNFAHGVENVLSNQYASRTMRFAEAKLNDGQRLLAFNDLYIGASTHISARYKISFNEATEEHSSSGLIVSTPAGSTGWLSSIFNMAYGVAGMFEKGLEPKKPQLQDNELLFAVREPFKSIRTQTGITAGIIAQQNHLRIESLMPTSGVIFSDGIEADFLRFNSGSIATIGIANETAQLVLNPANVPSK; this is encoded by the coding sequence ATGAGCATCGAGTATGCCATCGTCGTGAAAAACAAAACGCGGCTGGAATCCTTGATTGAGCGCTTCAATACCAAGGCCCAAGCCAAGTTTTACATCGAGCGGCTCGGCGGCAATTTTGCGGACTACGAATTGGAGCATCAGACTTTTCATGCCGCTTTGCAGTCCTTGCAAACGCAGCTTTCCAAGTTGATCAAAAACAAGATTTTGGAACGGGCTTATATGCCTTCGTTCCTGTTTTCGGAGAATAATCTGATTGTCGTGATCGGGCAGGATGGTTTGGTCGCGAACACGGCCAAATACGCCAAAGGCATTCCCATCGTGGCCGTAAATCCCGACAAGCAACGCTACGACGGGGTTTTGTTGCCCTTTGATACCCAGAATTTTGCGCATGGCGTAGAGAATGTCCTCTCCAATCAATATGCATCCCGCACGATGCGGTTTGCGGAGGCCAAACTCAACGACGGGCAGCGCCTGTTGGCATTCAACGACTTGTACATTGGCGCTTCCACGCATATCTCGGCACGGTACAAAATTTCCTTCAACGAAGCGACCGAGGAGCATTCCTCCAGCGGATTGATCGTCTCGACTCCAGCCGGTTCGACGGGATGGTTGAGTTCGATTTTTAACATGGCCTACGGCGTGGCGGGTATGTTTGAAAAGGGTTTGGAACCCAAAAAGCCGCAGTTGCAAGACAACGAATTGCTGTTTGCGGTTCGGGAGCCGTTCAAGAGCATCCGCACGCAGACGGGTATCACGGCGGGCATCATTGCGCAGCAAAATCACCTGAGAATCGAGTCGCTCATGCCGACAAGCGGCGTGATCTTCAGCGACGGCATCGAGGCCGACTTCCTGCGGTTCAACAGCGGATCGATTGCGACGATCGGCATCGCGAATGAAACGGCGCAGTTGGTGCTCAATCCGGCGAATGTCCCTTCAAAATGA